Proteins encoded in a region of the Streptomyces violaceoruber genome:
- a CDS encoding CbiQ family ECF transporter T component, translating into MGAGGTPSAPASVPTPARHQRRGALHPGAWWLWALGLGTAATRTTNPLLLTLLVTVSAYVVVTRRPHAPWSRSYGAFVKLALAVLLIRLLFTTLLGSPIPGTHTLLTLPEVPLPDWAQGIRLGGRVTAEGLTFALYDAMKLATLLICVGAANALANPARLLKSLPGALYEMGVAVVVALTFAPNLIADVQRLRAARRLRGRPDRGVRGLLQVGLPVLEGALERSVALAAAMDARGYGRTAHVPAPVRRTTAALTLGGLLGVCAGTYGLLTAAGGTYGIPVLLAGVAAAVAGLWLGGRRTVRTRYRPDRWDARAWLVTASGATVAALLFLAAARDPAALHPGVVPLEAPTLPLWPAAAVLVGLLPAFITPAPEAAVKEPS; encoded by the coding sequence GTGGGCGCAGGCGGCACCCCGTCAGCGCCGGCAAGCGTCCCCACCCCCGCCCGCCACCAGCGCCGGGGCGCCCTGCACCCCGGCGCCTGGTGGCTCTGGGCGCTGGGCCTCGGCACCGCCGCCACCCGCACCACCAACCCCCTCCTCCTCACCCTCCTCGTCACCGTCTCCGCGTACGTGGTGGTCACCCGCCGCCCCCACGCCCCCTGGTCCCGCTCCTACGGCGCCTTCGTCAAGCTCGCCCTCGCCGTCCTCCTCATCCGCCTCCTGTTCACGACCCTCCTCGGCTCCCCCATCCCCGGCACCCACACCCTCCTCACCCTCCCCGAAGTCCCCCTCCCCGACTGGGCGCAGGGCATCCGCCTCGGCGGCCGGGTCACCGCGGAGGGCCTCACCTTCGCGCTGTACGACGCGATGAAGCTGGCCACCCTCCTCATCTGCGTCGGCGCCGCGAACGCCCTCGCCAACCCCGCCCGCCTCCTCAAGTCCCTTCCCGGCGCCCTGTACGAGATGGGCGTCGCCGTGGTCGTGGCCCTCACCTTCGCGCCGAACCTCATCGCCGACGTCCAGCGCCTGCGCGCCGCCCGCCGCCTGCGCGGCCGCCCGGACCGGGGCGTACGGGGCCTGCTCCAGGTGGGGCTCCCCGTCCTGGAGGGCGCCCTGGAGCGCTCCGTCGCCCTCGCCGCCGCGATGGACGCCCGCGGCTACGGCCGTACCGCACACGTACCGGCCCCCGTCCGCCGTACCACCGCCGCCCTCACCCTCGGCGGCCTGCTCGGCGTCTGCGCGGGGACGTACGGACTGCTGACCGCCGCGGGCGGCACGTACGGCATCCCCGTACTGCTGGCCGGTGTCGCCGCCGCCGTCGCGGGACTGTGGCTCGGCGGCCGTCGCACGGTCCGCACCCGGTACCGGCCCGACCGCTGGGACGCCCGCGCCTGGCTGGTCACCGCGTCCGGCGCGACGGTCGCCGCACTGCTCTTCCTCGCCGCCGCCCGCGACCCGGCGGCGCTGCACCCGGGCGTGGTCCCGCTGGAGGCCCCGACCCTCCCCCTGTGGCCGGCGGCGGCCGTACTCGTCGGCCTGCTCCCGGCGTTCATCACCCCCGCACCCGAGGCCGCCGTGAAGGAGCCGTCGTGA
- a CDS encoding SCO2322 family protein, whose amino-acid sequence MTPRRIVPLLLAAFLLIGTAGQAQAAGYRYWSFWDRDGAKWVYATQGPSMAHPSDGDVQGFRFAVSENSGDAAQPRGTADFASICAKTPAEDGTKRVALVLDFGTAPDAPSGETPPAPRTACARVSPDATTADALAAVAGPLRYNTTALLCAIAGYPKSGCGEQVSRTEKKQDSTAAPEAAEDKGDEDGPSIGLYAGIAVVAALAGAATWQARRRRNATR is encoded by the coding sequence GTGACACCCCGCCGCATCGTCCCCCTCCTCCTGGCCGCGTTCCTGCTGATCGGGACCGCGGGCCAGGCGCAGGCCGCCGGTTACCGCTACTGGTCCTTCTGGGACCGCGACGGTGCGAAGTGGGTCTACGCCACCCAGGGCCCGTCCATGGCCCACCCCTCCGACGGCGACGTCCAGGGCTTCCGCTTCGCGGTGAGCGAGAACTCGGGCGACGCGGCCCAGCCGCGCGGCACGGCGGACTTCGCGTCGATCTGCGCGAAGACGCCGGCCGAGGACGGCACCAAGCGGGTGGCACTGGTCCTCGACTTCGGCACGGCCCCCGACGCCCCGTCCGGCGAGACCCCGCCCGCCCCGCGCACGGCCTGCGCCCGGGTCTCCCCCGACGCGACCACGGCCGACGCCCTGGCCGCCGTCGCCGGCCCGCTCCGTTACAACACCACCGCCCTGCTGTGCGCGATCGCGGGCTACCCGAAGTCGGGCTGCGGCGAACAGGTGTCACGGACGGAGAAGAAGCAGGACTCCACGGCAGCCCCGGAGGCCGCGGAGGACAAGGGAGACGAGGACGGCCCGTCGATCGGCCTCTACGCGGGCATAGCGGTGGTGGCGGCCCTGGCCGGCGCGGCAACCTGGCAGGCAAGGCGGCGCAGGAATGCCACCCGCTAA
- a CDS encoding prenyltransferase/squalene oxidase repeat-containing protein yields MNVRRRSSAAALAAIAVIGAATAPAVAADPSPSSSPSTTAPSGLYGSTDPQYDGVWRQSLALLAQDTAGVIPSSTAVKWLTDQQCANGAFAPFRADPAKACDAKTPVDTNNTAAAVQALWAVGGHGDVIEEALGWLKSVQNEDGGWGYVPGTPSDANSTSVVIGALTATETDPAKVVKDGKSPYDALLTFALPCAKDKGAGAFAFQPDKDGKLLPNADATAAGVLGTLGEGLVAEAGKKTGAASCADADQPDRERAAANAAAYLTDTLAKDGHLVSALGGSADQPDYGNTADAVVALAAQGGADKAAEPLAWLKKNAAKWAGESGPAAYAQLIFAAHATGTDPRDFGGTDLVAKLNATGPAPQGTTAKDTATASDDDKTKDEKKDDDSPFGVWWFVGVCLLFGVGIGFLLSNRNKKQQP; encoded by the coding sequence ATGAACGTCCGCCGTCGCAGCAGCGCCGCGGCTCTGGCCGCCATAGCCGTGATCGGCGCCGCCACCGCGCCCGCGGTCGCCGCCGATCCGTCGCCGTCCTCCTCCCCGTCCACGACCGCGCCGTCCGGGCTGTACGGGAGCACCGACCCCCAGTACGACGGTGTCTGGCGCCAGTCCCTCGCGCTGCTCGCGCAGGACACGGCGGGCGTGATCCCGTCCTCGACGGCCGTGAAGTGGCTCACGGACCAGCAGTGCGCGAACGGCGCCTTCGCCCCGTTCCGCGCCGACCCGGCCAAGGCCTGCGACGCCAAGACGCCGGTCGACACCAACAACACGGCCGCCGCCGTCCAGGCCCTGTGGGCCGTCGGCGGGCACGGCGACGTGATCGAGGAAGCCCTCGGCTGGCTGAAGTCCGTACAGAACGAGGACGGCGGGTGGGGCTACGTCCCCGGCACCCCCAGCGACGCCAACTCCACCTCCGTCGTCATCGGTGCCCTGACGGCCACGGAGACGGACCCCGCGAAGGTCGTCAAGGACGGCAAGTCCCCCTACGACGCCCTGCTGACCTTCGCCCTGCCCTGCGCCAAGGACAAGGGCGCGGGCGCCTTCGCCTTCCAGCCCGACAAGGACGGCAAGCTGCTCCCCAACGCGGACGCGACCGCCGCGGGTGTCCTCGGCACGCTCGGCGAGGGCCTGGTCGCCGAGGCGGGCAAGAAGACCGGTGCCGCGTCCTGCGCCGACGCGGACCAGCCCGACCGCGAGCGCGCCGCCGCCAACGCCGCCGCGTATCTCACCGACACGCTCGCCAAGGACGGCCACCTCGTCTCCGCCCTCGGCGGCTCCGCCGACCAGCCGGACTACGGCAACACCGCCGACGCGGTCGTCGCCCTCGCCGCACAGGGCGGCGCGGACAAGGCGGCCGAGCCACTGGCCTGGCTGAAGAAGAACGCCGCGAAGTGGGCCGGGGAGAGCGGTCCGGCCGCCTACGCCCAGCTGATCTTCGCCGCCCACGCCACGGGCACCGACCCGCGCGACTTCGGCGGCACGGACCTGGTGGCGAAGCTGAACGCGACGGGGCCCGCTCCGCAGGGCACAACAGCGAAGGACACCGCGACCGCGAGCGACGACGACAAGACGAAGGACGAGAAGAAGGACGACGACTCCCCCTTCGGCGTCTGGTGGTTCGTCGGCGTCTGCCTGCTCTTCGGCGTCGGCATCGGCTTCCTGCTGAGCAACCGCAACAAGAAGCAGCAGCCGTGA